A stretch of the Desulfovibrio porci genome encodes the following:
- a CDS encoding MBOAT family O-acyltransferase produces MLFNSYPFLFCFLPLLLLVWHLTGGFGSSRLALALLFFSAVFYGLWGAGFLLLLAVMVGMNYAFGLALAAPEGLKKGGPPLGLSRKGLLALALALNLLPLLWFKYSWFLAQNLALLFQTQWDFQPPGLPLGISFYTFIQIAWLVSIYRRQIAPQGLVRHALFSSCFPYVISGPIVRYEQMGPQFDALAGPDAEGLARGFSLFSIGLAKKVLLADSIALYADAVFNAAEKAFPLSGAEAWLGSFCYTFQLYFDFSGYTDMALGLGLMLGLRLPENFNSPYKSTGIVDFWRRWHITLSAWLRDFLYIPLGGNRAGRLKQYRNLFLTMLIGGAWHGAGWTFMLWGALHGLMLSVNHFFRARIKGSRLEAVLAAAPLRLLSIAFTFLCINACWVVFRALSLDGALRVYTAMFTGPFNAPDGATAQGLSGASALLAGWLPNHYFQGWQPFALLTLCAVLVWAFPNSREILQGRRDGSRPRLSWRPSGLWASGLALLAFAALILVSRQSTFLYFQF; encoded by the coding sequence ATGCTGTTTAATTCCTATCCGTTTCTGTTCTGTTTTCTGCCCCTCCTGCTGCTGGTCTGGCATTTGACCGGCGGCTTCGGTTCCTCGCGGCTGGCCCTGGCGCTGCTGTTCTTTTCGGCCGTCTTCTACGGTCTGTGGGGCGCGGGATTTCTTCTGCTGCTGGCCGTCATGGTGGGCATGAACTACGCCTTCGGCCTGGCCCTGGCCGCGCCGGAAGGCCTCAAAAAGGGCGGTCCGCCGCTGGGGCTGTCCCGCAAAGGCCTGCTGGCTCTGGCCTTGGCCCTCAATCTGCTGCCGCTGCTCTGGTTCAAATATTCCTGGTTCCTGGCCCAAAATCTGGCCCTGCTCTTCCAGACCCAATGGGATTTCCAGCCTCCGGGCCTGCCTCTGGGCATTTCCTTCTACACCTTCATCCAGATCGCCTGGCTGGTCAGCATATACCGCCGCCAGATCGCGCCGCAGGGTCTGGTCCGCCACGCGCTCTTCTCCTCCTGTTTTCCCTATGTCATTTCCGGCCCCATCGTGCGCTATGAACAAATGGGCCCGCAGTTTGACGCCCTGGCCGGGCCCGACGCCGAAGGGCTGGCACGCGGCTTCAGCCTGTTCAGCATCGGCCTGGCCAAAAAAGTGCTGCTGGCCGACAGCATCGCCCTGTATGCCGACGCCGTGTTCAACGCGGCGGAAAAGGCCTTCCCCCTCAGCGGGGCCGAAGCCTGGCTGGGTTCGTTCTGCTATACCTTCCAGCTCTATTTCGATTTTTCCGGTTATACGGACATGGCGCTGGGTCTGGGCCTGATGCTGGGCCTGCGCCTGCCGGAAAATTTCAATTCGCCTTACAAATCCACGGGCATTGTGGATTTCTGGCGGCGCTGGCACATCACGCTCAGCGCCTGGCTGCGCGACTTTCTGTACATTCCCCTGGGCGGCAACCGGGCCGGGAGGCTCAAACAGTACCGCAATCTCTTTCTGACCATGCTCATCGGCGGGGCCTGGCACGGCGCGGGCTGGACCTTCATGCTCTGGGGGGCTCTGCACGGCCTGATGCTCAGCGTGAATCACTTTTTCCGCGCCCGGATCAAGGGTTCGCGCCTGGAAGCCGTCCTGGCCGCCGCGCCGCTGCGGCTGCTCTCCATCGCCTTTACCTTTCTGTGCATCAATGCCTGCTGGGTGGTCTTCCGGGCCCTGAGCCTGGACGGCGCGCTGCGTGTCTACACGGCCATGTTCACGGGCCCGTTCAACGCGCCTGACGGCGCGACGGCACAGGGTCTGAGCGGCGCATCCGCCCTGCTGGCCGGGTGGCTGCCCAACCACTATTTCCAGGGCTGGCAGCCCTTCGCTCTGCTGACGCTCTGCGCCGTGCTGGTCTGGGCCTTTCCCAACAGCCGCGAAATCCTTCAGGGCCGCCGCGACGGCTCCCGGCCCCGGCTGTCCTGGCGGCCATCCGGGCTCTGGGCCTCGGGCCTGGCCCTGCTGGCCTTCGCCGCGCTGATTCTGGTTTCGCGCCAGTCCACTTTTCTATATTTCCAGTTTTAG
- a CDS encoding integration host factor subunit alpha, which produces MKKTLTKADIVEAIYEETDKNRVDVKNVVEKLLDIMKTAIKKDRALLISGFGKFECYDKASRKGRNPQTDETITLPPRKVMVFRLSRKFRSELNP; this is translated from the coding sequence ATGAAAAAAACACTGACCAAAGCGGATATTGTGGAGGCCATCTACGAAGAGACCGACAAAAACCGCGTGGACGTGAAAAACGTGGTGGAGAAGCTCCTGGATATTATGAAGACCGCCATCAAGAAAGATCGCGCCCTGCTGATCAGCGGCTTCGGCAAATTTGAGTGTTATGACAAGGCGTCCCGCAAGGGGCGCAATCCGCAGACGGATGAGACCATCACCCTGCCGCCGCGCAAAGTGATGGTCTTTCGTCTGTCCCGCAAATTCCGCTCGGAACTCAACCCCTAG
- a CDS encoding elongator complex protein 3: MPSVSPLPSLAPLALPWPPPARSRPIVPVFLPFRGCATRCIFCAQDIQTGRSPQEAGPDGILDKAGAALELRAAHGLPPAELAFYGGTFTALPAAEREACLEFVATALARGRIAGFRCSTRPDCLDESILSRLRQAGCTVVELGVQSFADTALRAARRGYDGATALRACALVRASGLRLGVQLLPGMPGVSPEVFLADVARALDAGADMLRFYPCLVLAGTGLARLWRAGDYAPWDMESTLDSLAQGWLLARAAHRPVIRMGLAPEASLAGAILAGPAHPALGARVMGRALLTAVRSLAAREAGGRLAERLEAPRACQGYFWGHAKELRPAWAELGLGPGNVRYAEDDALRLWLRP, translated from the coding sequence ATGCCGTCCGTTTCTCCGCTTCCATCCCTTGCGCCTCTGGCTCTGCCCTGGCCGCCGCCCGCGCGTTCGCGGCCCATTGTACCGGTTTTTCTGCCTTTCCGGGGCTGCGCGACGCGTTGCATTTTCTGCGCGCAGGACATTCAGACCGGCCGGAGCCCACAGGAGGCCGGTCCGGACGGGATTCTGGACAAGGCCGGCGCGGCACTGGAGCTGCGCGCCGCGCACGGCCTGCCGCCGGCGGAACTGGCCTTTTACGGCGGCACGTTCACCGCTCTGCCCGCTGCGGAGCGGGAAGCCTGTCTGGAATTCGTCGCGACCGCGCTGGCGCGGGGGCGCATTGCCGGTTTCCGCTGCTCCACCCGGCCTGACTGTCTGGACGAGAGTATATTGTCCCGTCTGCGGCAGGCAGGCTGCACGGTTGTGGAACTGGGCGTGCAAAGTTTCGCGGACACGGCCCTGCGGGCCGCCCGGCGCGGTTATGACGGCGCCACGGCCCTGCGGGCCTGCGCCCTGGTCCGGGCGTCGGGCCTGCGGTTGGGCGTGCAATTGCTGCCGGGCATGCCCGGCGTGAGCCCGGAGGTTTTTCTCGCGGATGTGGCCCGGGCTCTGGACGCGGGCGCGGACATGTTGCGTTTCTACCCCTGTCTGGTGCTGGCGGGCACCGGTCTGGCCCGGCTCTGGCGCGCCGGGGACTATGCGCCCTGGGACATGGAAAGCACGCTGGACAGCTTGGCCCAAGGCTGGCTGCTGGCGCGGGCCGCCCATAGGCCGGTCATCCGGATGGGCCTTGCGCCGGAGGCCTCTCTGGCCGGAGCGATTCTGGCCGGTCCCGCCCATCCGGCGCTGGGCGCGCGGGTCATGGGCCGGGCTCTGCTGACGGCCGTGCGGAGCCTGGCCGCCCGCGAAGCGGGAGGGCGGCTGGCGGAGCGTCTGGAAGCGCCGCGCGCCTGCCAGGGCTATTTCTGGGGCCATGCCAAGGAATTGCGTCCGGCCTGGGCGGAGTTGGGACTCGGCCCAGGCAACGTGCGCTACGCCGAAGACGACGCGCTGCGCCTCTGGCTCCGCCCGTAG